The genomic stretch CACTCCGTTGCTGACGAGAGGCCCACCACAACTTAGCGCGCACTGTATACACAGTCTACACTGCACGCACAGAGTGCAGCCTCGGCGTGGCATGCTCGACGCGCTGACGAGAGGCGTTGCCATGCCCAGACAACCCGTGTACGAGCAGGTCATTGCCGACGTGATCGCATCGGTACGATCCGGCGCACTGCGGCCCGGCCAGAAGCTGCCCTCCATCGCCCAACTATGCGAGCAGTACCAGGCGAGTCCCACGCCGATCAGGTTCGCGCTCCGCATCCTCGACGAGCGGGGCTGGATCGAGGTCCACCAGGGCA from Micromonospora craniellae encodes the following:
- a CDS encoding winged helix-turn-helix domain-containing protein, yielding MLDALTRGVAMPRQPVYEQVIADVIASVRSGALRPGQKLPSIAQLCEQYQASPTPIRFALRILDERGWIEVHQGKGSFVSPEPPA